GTGACGATGCTTTCAACACCTTTTTCAGTGAAACTGGTGCAGGGAAGCACGTTCCTCGCGCTGTCTTTGTAGATCTTGAACCCACTGTCATTGATGAAGTCAGGACCGGAACTTACCGCCAGCTCTTCCACCCAGAGCAGCTCATAAGTGGCAAGGAAGATGCTGCCAATAACTTTGCCCGTGGCCATTATACCAGTAAGTATATGATTTGAGCTAAGTATATGATTTGAGCTTCTAGCATCTGTGTTAAATATGAATAGCGACTTTGGCGTTTTAAGGCCATCTCCAACTCTATACACCATCTCTATTTTGATGTTTTGCACTAACAAAAAAGAATATTCTATATATATTCTTCTctctatttaatattatattatttattttattttaattttatttatatattttactcaaaaactttatataattttatatgttcactgtaaatatttatatattttatatttttattcaatatttaaatatttaattattttataaataaacaaaaaaatatattaattataaaaatttattaattaaataataattataaataaattaatttattataaatattatttataattgtgtatatattaatttaaattaaattttaataattataaaaatataaatttttttttaatttataatataatttaaaatttatatctttttccatttttttaattataatataattcaaaatttatatatatttttaattaaatttaattttcttttactcttataatttattatatttttaatttattttatatttttataagtattaaaatttattttaaattaatatattcacaattataaataatatttataataaattaatttatttataattattatttaattaataaatttttataattaatatgtttttttgtttatttataaaataattaaatatttaaatattgaatgaaaatataaaatatataaatatttagagtgaatatataaaattatataaattttttgagtaaaatatataaataaaattaaagtaaaataaataatataatattaaaaagagagaagaatataaataaaatattctttttggTGTTAAAATTGATGTAGAAGGTTGAGATAATATTGCACCATTTTAATGCAAAGCATCAAAATAGTGCAAAAAATGGTGTATAGGGTTGGAAATGACCTAATTATTGCATATTTTGCTGTTTGTTTTCAGTTGGCAAGGAAATTGTTGATCTCTGCCTGGACCGCATCAGAAAGCTTGCTGATAACTGCACTGGTCTCCAAGGATTCCTTGTATTCAATGCTGTCGGTGGTGGTACTGGATCTGGTCTTGGATCCCTCCTCTTGGAGCGTTTGTCTGTTGATTATGGAAAGAAATCCAAGTTGGGTTTCACTGTCTACCCATCTCCCCAGGTCTCCACATCTGTTGTTGAGCCGTACAACAGTGTCCTTTCAACTCACTCCCTCTTGGAACACACTGACGTTGCTGTGCTTCTTGACAATGAGGCCATCTATGATATCTGCAGGCGCTCCCTTGACATTGAGCGACCCACCTACACCAATCTTAACAGGCTTGTGTCTCAGGTGAATACTTGTATCTTTGTAGTTTCACTAGGTGCCTTGGACGGAAATTTTGATATAGACGGTTAAATGCTAAATTCcaagtttaataattaattaatctggTATATTCTTTATCTTTTGGCATTGACTATATGAATATTTCCGTTTTAACACTCATTGTTCTGACAATCCAGGTGATCTCTTCCTTGACTGCATCTCTGAGGTTTGATGGTGCTCTGAACGTGGATGTGACTGAATTCCAGACCAACTTGGTCCCATACCCCAGAATTCACTTCATGCTTTCCTCCTATGCACCAGTTATCTCTGCTGAGAAGGCTTACCATGAACAACTCTCTGTTGCTGAAATCACAAACAGTGCTTTTGAGCCCTCTTCTATGATGGCCAAGTGTGATCCTCGTCATGGTAAATACATGGCCTGCTGCTTGATGTACCGTGGTGATGTTGTGCCCAAGGATGTGAATGCTGCAGTTGCCACTATTAAGACCAAGCGCACCATTCAGTTTGTTGACTGGTGCCCAACTGGATTCAAGTGCGGTATCAACTACCAGCCACCCACTGTTGTTCCTGGCGGTGACCTTGCCAAGGTTCAGAGGGCTGTGTGCATGATCTCCAACTCGACCAGTGTTGCTGAGGTGTTCTCAAGAATTGACCACAAGTTTGACCTCATGTATGCTAAGCGTGCTTTTGTGCACTGGTATGTGGGTGAGGGTATGGAGGAAGGAGAGTTCTCTGAGGCACGTGAGGATCTTGCTGCCCTTGAAAAGGATTATGAAGAGGTTGGTGCTGAATCAGCTGAGGGTGATGACGGTGAAGATGAAGAATATTAACAAGTTACTGTGGTGCTTTATCTCTCTATTTTGGCTTGTTTAATGTTCTGAATGCATGCAATTATTTGAAGCTGTCTTGCTTCAAGGATGCTTAAAATAGGGTTACTCTCTTTTGAATGGTGCTATTTCTCTGGTAATGAATGCTATTGATGATTAGTTATACAATTAGGGGGTGCATTTCTTACTCTTTTTGTCCAAAGCATTTCTTACTTCGCTTTCGTTAATTCTGCCATTTGAATTTTATCGCAAGTCGGTGGCGTTGATTCCTGCCTCTTATACAAGTAGTCAAGATTCCTTGGATACTGACCTTCGCTATTGGTTCTTTTCTCATTCGCCAAAATTGGAGTGCTGTTTGAGAAATAGTTGAAAGCCTGGTAGTTGTGGGAAATCTGACAAATTATCAACTAACACATGCTTTATCAGTAACTTATTCTctcaattttatcatttttgttatttttaacttttttaaaattattgactatcttcctctcttaatttttttgaaaaattattgactatctttctcttttaaattataataatatataaattaattattgtaattttatttaattttttatttttaaaagatttttaaaaatattttttaatgtttaataaaatttaatctatttaatatggatataattaaaaaatatttaatatataaaaaaataaataaaaattatgataaaaaaatcatatcagattataagttatttaattattttggaatatttatactaaaaataaattgtcCTAAGTGCGAAGAGTGGCTTTCAAAAAAAGtccttatattaaaaaattttaatttaattgattaattattttaatttttaattaaatttaaattgattgaaaaatatattacaacTACTTTGCTAAAACGTTAGCAACACTTCGTAAAAACATctatagaatttaattaaattttatattttatatgtttagtttaataaaaataaaaaattaattttaaaaatttaagggtaaactgtaatttagtccctctggtttagtgaaatgtaacattttgtccctctgttttaaaaaatcttcaatttagtcactgtgatttttaaaaactatgacattagtccctcccgttagattttcagttaaatcaccgttaattttagttaaaaagactaaaatacccattctctctccttcctcttcctcctcttcttcttctccttcccgatctccttctccttctacttcttcttctccttctcgatctccttcttattcttcttctcctATCAAAAAGATGAAGCAAGAACAGAACCCCGAGGTGAAGATGGTGGAGTGGTTGAAAATCTTTAATCTTTCTTGTTTTTGTTGGTTTCTCTCTCTTGTTCTTGCTTATTTGCAAAGGAAGCTGTGCTGGGTTGAGTTTTAAGATAAGAATcagtttagagagagagagaaagagagaggttTGGGGATTTGAAGCGTTAGATTTGTCACAAAATGCATTCACTGGTAGCTTACCTCCAAGCCTGTTTCAGCTTCAGAACCTGACAAAACTTCTCTTAATTGCTAACGACATTTTCTGTTCGATTCCTCCTGAGGTGGGAAACTGTGTCTCTCTTATTCGTCTTCGGCTTGTTAATAACAGAATCAGTGGAGAAATTCCAAAAGAAATCGGGCTCTTGAAAAACCTCAGTTTCCTCGACTTGTCTGAAAACCATATTGGTGGAACGCTGCTAGCAGAAATTGGCAATCGCAATGAGCTGCAGATGCTGAACTTAAGCAACAATACCCTTCGAGGCACTCTGCCTAGCTCTTTATCTTCTTTGAATTTGAGTTGGAATGCACTCACCGGGACGATTCCACCCCAGATTTATGCTCTAAACAAATTATCCATTCTTGATCTCTCACACAATGAACTGGAAGGAGATCTGATGGCACTTGTAGGACTCGAAAATCTTGTTTCTCTAAACATCTCTCACAATAATTTCACAGGCTATCTTCCTGACAACAAGCTTTTCCAACAGTTATCAGAAACAGAAATGTCAGGAAACCAGGGACTGTGTTCTAAGGGTCGAGACTCATGTTTCCTTAGAAAAGCCACATCGATGAGCATGTCAAATAACAGTAAATTGAAGAGATCACATAGACTTAAACTTGTCATTGCATTGCTTATCACCTTAACTATAGCAATGGTAATTTTTGGAGCAATTGCAGTTTTCAGAGCTCGGAAACTAATGAGAGATGATTGCGAATCCGAGATGGGAGGGGATTCATGGCCTTGGCACTTCACCCCatttcagaagctaaattttTCAGTAGAACAAGTTCTGAAATGCCTAGTGGAAGCCAATGTAATTGGGAAGGGATGTTCAGGAATAGTGTATCGTGCATAACTAGAAAATGGAGAAGTCATTGCAGTTAAGAAGCTGTGGCCAACAACAATGGCTACAGAGAAAGACTCTCAAAATGACAAGTTAGACATTAGGGGAGTTCGGGATTCCTTCTCCACTGAAGTAAAAACCCTAGGTTCTATCCGACACAAGAACATTGTCAGATTCTTGGGTTGCTGTTGGAATCGAAACACAAGATTGCTTATGTACAATTATATGCCAAATGGAAGCCTAGGCAGTCTCCTCCATGAAAGAAGTGGAGGTTGCTTGGAATGGGAAGAAGAAGATCGGGAAGAataatgggtattttagtctttttaactaaaattaacggtgatttaactgaaaatctaacgggagggactaatgtcatagtttttaaaaatcacagtgactaaattgaagattttttaaaacagagggacaaaatgttacatttcactaaaccagagggactaaattacagtttacccaaAATTTAAATACATGAAATTagttataactaaaattaattcttattaaatctgataaaatttaaaataaatttcataattattatacaataatattttttgacTAATCATACTAAATAATTTTCACTCAATAATTTatctagataaaaattataaaactattCTATTCATTTACTATTATTATATCTAGACAAttgtataatatattttattttttaattttataatatttaaatttattttctattatcgGTAATACTATTTATTTTAGTACGTAAATCTTcaatttatgaaagtttattttaaatttattaatatatttttattaattgttataaatgtattaaatataaaatttttgataGTGATATAATTGAAAATGAACTGAATTAACTGGTCCATCCTAAAATAGAAAGAGTGAGTTAATTGATGTTTAGGTTCgttctattttaaattttgtatatatttgcttttatattataaaaatgtaaattaattattaaattttttataaatttaattaatatcaatcaataaataaaaacatcttgaaaatttgttgaattatatttttaaacgataattttattatataaaagatTTGATccatttagaaaaaataaatttttgaaaatcttGTCACGTGATAATCGTTCATTAACTTATTTTAATGATTATGTAttataaagtaatttttttattttaaatttaattaaattttgaaatgtaaattttatcttataaaataataaaattgaattcaacatagttttataaaatagaatttaaCCACTCACTAAGTTAGCAAAAGAAATTTGTCCCTAAAACTTTCtagcaataaaaaattattttatatattaaatcaatatatattttgttttataattACATGATAAATAGGTAAATAAATTTGCTTCAAAAAAaaggtaaataaataaaaatagtattATTTTACTTTTGATCAGTTAATAGAGTTAAGtcccaaaataaaattaaaatggccACTGACAccctttaaaaataatagttttaaaaaaattataaaaccattagaatatctttaaaatttaataagttttaaaattcaaatttgttttaaaatacataaaaaaattcctTTATTTCAAccaaacacaaaaaaaaaaattaattaaaattaaaaaaaaaattcaataaaatcaaaccaaataatGAACCAACTATAAATGTTTGCTATCATAATAGTGGATTATGGATAATAGTATATAATTAAGTTTTGAAAAAACATTCAAATGagccaatttttaaaattttaaatatttaaaatcaaattgaattagagaataaattaatttgaactaaattgattttattttaattgatttttgtgGGTGGgagttttttaattgaaatttttatattttatttttaatatttaaaattttaattgaaatatttttattttaattaaaatataaattaatcggtcggaatttat
This region of Manihot esculenta cultivar AM560-2 chromosome 10, M.esculenta_v8, whole genome shotgun sequence genomic DNA includes:
- the LOC110624233 gene encoding tubulin alpha-2 chain yields the protein MRECISIHIGQAGIQVGNACWELYCLEHGIQPDGQMPSDKTVGGGDDAFNTFFSETGAGKHVPRAVFVDLEPTVIDEVRTGTYRQLFHPEQLISGKEDAANNFARGHYTIGKEIVDLCLDRIRKLADNCTGLQGFLVFNAVGGGTGSGLGSLLLERLSVDYGKKSKLGFTVYPSPQVSTSVVEPYNSVLSTHSLLEHTDVAVLLDNEAIYDICRRSLDIERPTYTNLNRLVSQVISSLTASLRFDGALNVDVTEFQTNLVPYPRIHFMLSSYAPVISAEKAYHEQLSVAEITNSAFEPSSMMAKCDPRHGKYMACCLMYRGDVVPKDVNAAVATIKTKRTIQFVDWCPTGFKCGINYQPPTVVPGGDLAKVQRAVCMISNSTSVAEVFSRIDHKFDLMYAKRAFVHWYVGEGMEEGEFSEAREDLAALEKDYEEVGAESAEGDDGEDEEY